From one Desulfobacterales bacterium genomic stretch:
- the avd gene encoding diversity-generating retroelement protein Avd: MKEKYPIFIKWLNAMDWILNNVELFPKSARFTVSSRIANLTLDVAENIIEAIYTKERAHILDKINMQLEKLRMLYRICYKRKYISSTQHEYISGVFNETGKMVGGWRKK; encoded by the coding sequence ATGAAAGAAAAATACCCAATTTTTATTAAATGGCTGAATGCAATGGACTGGATACTAAATAATGTAGAACTATTTCCAAAGTCTGCAAGATTTACGGTATCATCCAGAATAGCAAACTTAACTCTTGATGTAGCTGAAAATATAATTGAAGCTATATATACGAAAGAGCGGGCGCACATATTGGATAAAATAAACATGCAATTAGAAAAGCTAAGAATGCTATATCGAATATGTTACAAAAGAAAATATATATCATCAACTCAACACGAGTATATAAGCGGAGTATTTAATGAAACAGGAAAAATGGTAGGAGGATGGAGGAAAAAATGA
- a CDS encoding group II intron reverse transcriptase domain-containing protein, which produces MKRIGFLFDSLVSFKNLHNAFKKAYQGSRKTDESNRFNFFLENELLKLKDELVKGNYRPSKYKYFKILDPKERIISVAPFRDRVVHHALVNVLEPVFDKTFIYDSYATRTTKGTHKAIKRAQCFLKKNYYYLKTDISKYFNNIQHEILLDLISKKIKDKKVLNLAELIIKNNDVSAGTSIGKGLPVGNLTSQFFANVYLDPFDKFIKEFCKMKYYIRYMDDMVIFLNSKEELIELLESIKTXXXLTLLTNS; this is translated from the coding sequence ATGAAAAGAATAGGCTTTTTATTTGATAGTTTAGTTTCCTTTAAAAATCTTCACAATGCTTTTAAAAAAGCCTATCAAGGTTCAAGAAAAACTGATGAATCAAATAGATTTAATTTTTTTCTTGAAAACGAACTCCTAAAATTAAAAGATGAGCTTGTAAAGGGAAATTATCGACCTTCAAAGTATAAATATTTTAAAATTTTAGACCCAAAAGAAAGAATTATAAGTGTAGCACCTTTTAGAGACAGGGTTGTTCATCATGCTTTAGTCAATGTATTAGAACCTGTGTTTGATAAAACATTCATTTATGATTCCTATGCTACAAGAACAACTAAGGGGACCCATAAAGCTATAAAAAGAGCTCAATGCTTCCTTAAAAAAAATTACTATTATTTAAAGACGGACATATCTAAATATTTTAATAACATTCAACATGAAATTTTACTTGATTTAATATCAAAAAAAATAAAAGATAAAAAAGTTTTGAACCTTGCAGAATTAATTATAAAAAATAATGATGTAAGTGCTGGAACATCTATTGGAAAAGGTCTTCCTGTAGGGAATTTAACGAGCCAGTTTTTTGCTAATGTTTATCTTGACCCTTTTGACAAATTCATAAAAGAGTTTTGTAAAATGAAGTATTACATCCGATATATGGACGATATGGTGATTTTTTTAAACTCAAAGGAAGAGCTTATAGAACTGTTAGAAAGTATAAAAACANNNNNNNTCTTGACCCTTTTGACAAATTCATAA